From a region of the Mercurialis annua linkage group LG1-X, ddMerAnnu1.2, whole genome shotgun sequence genome:
- the LOC126664247 gene encoding 26S proteasome regulatory subunit 8 homolog A — MAAVGVEHKHPDSMITDESCSAKPAVKQGEGLRQYYLQHIHELQLLVRQKTHNLNRLQAQRNELNSRVRMLREELQLLQEPGSYVGEVVKVMGKNKVLVKVHPEGKYVVDIDKSIDITKITPSTRVALRNDSYVLHLVLPSKVDPLVNLMKVEKVPDSTYDMIGGLDQQIKEIKEVIELPIKHPELFESLGIAQPKGVLLYGPPGTGKTLLARAVAHHTDCTFIRVSGSELVQKYIGEGSRMVRELFVMAREHAPSIIFMDEIDSIGSARMESGSGNGDSEVQRTMLELLNQLDGFEASNKIKVLMATNRIDILDQALLRPGRIDRKIEFPNPNGESRFDILKIHSRRMNLMRGIDLKKIAEKMNGASGAELKAVCTEAGMFALRERRVHVTQEDFEMAVAKVMKKETEKNMSLRKLWK, encoded by the exons ATGGCAGCAGTAGGCGTCGAACATAAACACCCCGATTCTATGATCACCGACGAATCTTGCTCCGCTAAACCCGCCGTAAAACAAGGCGAGGGATTGAGACAGTATTATCTCCAACATATTCACGAGCTTCAGCTTCTCGTCAGGCAGAAGACCCATAATCTTAATCGCCTCCAAGCTCAGCGTAATGAGCTTAATTCTAGAG TGAGGATGCTTAGGGAAGAATTACAGCTGCTTCAGGAACCCGGGTCTTATGTTGGTGAAGTTGTCAAAGTGATGGGCAAAAATAAAGTGCTTGTTAAG GTTCACCCAGAAGGGAAATATGTTGTTGATATTGATAAAAGTATTGATATCACTAAGATTACACCATCAACCAGGGTTGCCCTCCGTAATGACAGCTATGTTCTTCACTTAGTCTTGCCAAGCAAAGTTGATCCGTTGGTTAACCTTATGAAAGTAGAAAAGGTTCCAGATTCTACATATGACATGATTGGTGGTCTTGATCAGCAAATTAAGGAGATAAAGGAG GTCATTGAGCTTCCTATTAAACACCCTGAGTTGTTTGAAAGTCTTGGAATTGCACAACCAAAG GGTGTTCTTCTGTATGGGCCTCCTGGTACAGGAAAGACACTGTtggctagggcagtagcacatCATACTGACTGTACTTTCATCAGGGTTTCTGGTTCTGAATTAGTTCAGAAATACATTGGTGAAGGGTCTAGAATGGTCAGAGAACTTTTTGTAATGGCAAG GGAGCATGCTCCATCAATCATTTTCATGGATGAAATTGATAGTATTGGATCTGCCAGAATGGAATCTGGCAGTGGAAATGGTGACAGTGAGGTTCAGAGGACTATGCTGGAGCTTCTCAATCAGCTGGATGGATTTGAAGCATCTAACAAGATCAAG GTTTTGATGGCAACTAATAGGATTGACATCCTTGATCAAGCTCTCCTTAGGCCTGGACGAATTGACAGGAAAATAGAATTTCCAAATCCTAATGGAGAG TCACGttttgatattttgaaaatCCATTCAAGAAGAATGAATCTGATGCGGGGGATTGATTTGAAGAAAATTGCGGAGAAGATGAATGGTGCATCAGGGGCAGAGCTCAAG GCTGTATGTACAGAGGCAGGAATGTTTGCTCTAAGGGAAAGGAGGGTCCATGTAACACAAGAAGATTTTGAGATGGCAGTAGCAAAGGTCATGAAGAAGGAGACGGAGAAGAACATGTCTCTACGCAAGCTTTGGAAATAG
- the LOC126664638 gene encoding uncharacterized protein LOC126664638, with the protein MDKKRIAVPLVCHGHSRPVVDLFYSPITPDGYFLISASKDSSPMLRNGETGDWIGTFEGHKGAVWSCCLDTNGLRAASGSADFTAKVWDALTGDVLHSFEHKHIVRACAFSEDTHLLLTGGVEKVLRIFDLNRPDAPPREVDKSPGSIRTVAWLHSDQTILSSCTDIGGVRLWDVRSGEIVQTLETKSSVTSAEVSQDGRYITTCDGSTVKFWDANHFGLVKSYDMPCTIESASLEPKYGNKFIAGGEDMWVHVFDFHTGSEIACNKGHHGPVHCVRFAPGGESYASGSEDGTIRIWQTGPLIHDDSEGHAANGTVEKVKVGSLEKLKVGSLEKVKVTAEEVARKIEGFHVADDRKSKDKEEPVKE; encoded by the exons ATGGATAAGAAGAGGATTGCGGTTCCACTTGTTTGCCATGGCCATTCTCGCCCCGTTGTTGATCTTTTCTATAGCCCTATCACTCCCGACGGTTACTTTCTCATCAGTGCTAGCAAGG ATTCTAGTCCCATGCTAAGAAATGGAGAGACTGGTGATTGGATTGGAACTTTCGAGGGACATAAAGGTGCAGTCTGGAGTTGCTGTTTGGATACCAATGGTTTACGTGCTGCTTCTGGTTCTGCCGATTTTACTGC GAAAGTGTGGGATGCATTAACAGGGGACGTGTTGCACTCATTTGAACACAAACACATAGTTCGTGCTTGTGCATTTTCAGAG GATACTCATCTTCTACTCACCGGGGGAGTAGAGAAAGTCCTCCGCATTTTTGATTTGAATCGACCAGATGCGCCTCCAAGAGAGGTTGACAAATCTCCTGGTTCAATCCGAACTGTTGCATGGCTTCATAGTGATCAAACAATACTAAGTTCTTGCACTGACATAGGGGGTGTGAG ACTATGGGATGTTAGAAGTGGCGAGATAGTGCAAACCCTCGAGACCAAATCATCTGTGACTAGTGCTGAAGTGAGTCAAGATGGTCGATATATAACGACTTGTGATGGTTCTACAGTCAAATTTTGGGATGCAAACCA TTTTGGACTAGTGAAGAGCTACGACATGCCTTGTACAATAGAATCAGCCTCACTGGAACCTAAGTATGGGAACAAGTTCATTGCTGGAGGGGAAGATATGTGGGTTCATGTATTTGATTTCCACACCGGCAGCGAGATAG CATGCAATAAGGGTCACCATGGTCCTGTGCACTGTGTGCGTTTTGCACCAGGAGGGGAATCATACGCCTCAGGATCTGAAGATGGAACTATCAGAATATGGCAGACAGGCCCTTTGATTCATGACGACTCTGAAGGGCACGCAGCAAATGGCACGGTTGAAAAGGTGAAGGTTGGATCGCTCGAAAAGCTGAAGGTTGGATCGCTTGAAAAAGTGAAGGTAACAGCAGAAGAAGTCGCACGTAAGATCGAGGGCTTCCATGTTGCAGACGATAGGAAGAGCAAAGACAAGGAAGAACCCGTGAAGGAATGA
- the LOC126665728 gene encoding probable histone H2A variant 3 — MSGKGAKGLTTGKISAAVNKDKDKKKPTSRSSRAGLQFPVGRIHRLLKSRTTAHGRVGATAAVYSAAILEYLTAEVLELAGNASKDLKVKRITPRHLQLAIRGDEELDTLIKGTIAGGGVIPHIHKSLINKSSKE, encoded by the exons ATGTCTGGAAAAGGCGCAAAGGGTTTGACTACGGGCAAGATTTCAGCCGCAGTGAACAAGGACAAAGATAAGAAAAAACCCACCTCTCGTTCTTCTCGTGCTGGCCTTCAG TTCCCAGTTGGACGTATCCATCGTTTACTGAAGTCTAGAACCACCGCTCACGGCAGAGTAGGAGCAACAGCTGCTGTCTACTCTGCTGCTATTTTGGAGTATTTAACTGCAGAGGTGTTGGAGTTAGCCGGAAACGCCAGCAAGGATCTCAAAGTGAAACGTATCACTCCCAGGCATCTGCAACTTGCAATTCGTGGTGATGAAGAACTCGATACTCTAATCAAGGGTACCATCGCAGGTGGTGGAGTCATTCCTCACATCCACAAGTCCCTTATTAACAAATCGTCTAAGGAATAG